Below is a window of Brachyspira hampsonii DNA.
TTGAAAAAATCTTGTGACAGTCTACAGTAATTAATTCATTATCTATAAAATTTATATTATCAAATTTACTTTTATCACTAAACAAATATTTTATTTTGTTGTTGCATAAATTAATATCTAGTTACAAGGTAAAAAGTTAAATCTTTTAGTAATGAAAAAGTTTTTGTTATTTTAACTACAAAAAGAATTATATTTACTGAAAGATTAATTTTTAAATCTATTATAAATGAAAAATTTTCAATACCTTTAAAAACAATAGATAAAGTTGAATTGTTAGATACCTTAATCACAATAAATTATAATGAAAATTTATGTGAATATATAAATGGATTAACTAATGATAAAAAAACTCTTAATTTGTTTATATATAAAATCAATAAAGAATTAGAAAAATATCCTGAAAAAGAATACATTGAAATAGAAAAAACATCATATAATAAAACAGATAATTTAGAATACAGGTATATAGGAAAAAATAATGCGAAAGCCTTAGGAGAATATGAACAATATATTGCAGCATTTTTGTGTATAACAGGAGAATTAGATGATAATAAAAATAGAGAGATAGGCAGTTATGCAACTTTATTTAAATTCTATGATACTAAACCAAATGTAATTAAATATCTATTTAAAAAACCTAATTTTTCATTAGGAAGTTTTTTACCAATGGCAGATTACTATTATTACGGAATGAATGGATATGCTTTTTTATCATCATTAATATATGCTGCATTTATCATTTTAGCATGTATCACAGCTCATTATTTTGAGTCAATTTTTATAGGAGTTGCTATAAATTACATAATAAGCAATAGCGGAGCTTTTTATAGAACATTTAAAAAAAGAGTAAAAATTGCCAAAACTGAAAAAGATACTGAAAGCAGAGTAGAAAAATTTAAAAGTATACATAAATTTCCTTCTGATTATAAAAAAATTTTAATAATATCAGCTTGTTCAGTTATTGCATTTTTCATTATTTCTTTTCTTATAATACCTAAAGCAGCTGCACGAGATGGAAAATATATTCAATTAGTAAAAAACTCAACATTTAATTCTTTGCCAAATATAACCGTAGAAGAGTTAATAAATGGATCAATAGATAATCCTAAATGGGAACAAATAGTAGCTAATGATGGAAAAAATTATGTTAATATTTATGGTGATTTATTTGGATTTAATGTAATAATACAGTTTAGAATAAATGATGAAGAAAATGGTTGGCGTGTACATGCTTTAGAAGTAGATGGAAAACCTGAACCTGTGGGAAATATAGCTCAGGATTTATATAATATATATTTAGGTAAGGATGAAATAGATAATATAGAAGAATATTTTGAGTATTAATTTAAAATTACTTAAGTTAATATTGTAAATTTATGATTTATAATGTTACTTAACTTTGTATTAAATAAAGTTAACTTAAAAAACAAGGGTGGATAGAATAAAATAAGTTTTAAAACTTAATTACATTTGCCCACCCTTTAGGCTTTTTATTATAACTGCAATTTTTGTGTTATATTTCTTTTTAATATAACATGTTATTTCAGCTGCCCGCCCAAATTTTTTAAATTTGTTAGTTATTTAAACGCACGCAGAGTGAAGCTAAAAAAATAAAGCTGTTTAATATTATAATTTAAATATTTCCTATTAATCAATTTACCGTGCGTTGAATAAATTGCAAATATTAATAAACACTTGGGCGGGTGCTCAAAAATATAAATGAAGCTTTTAAATGTAAGTAATATTTATTAAAAAAAAATAGGCTTACAAATCTTAAAGGGCGGGAATGAAAATCAAGTTTAATTTAAGTAAATATATTATTTTCATTTAAATATTAATCTTGCCAATACAAAGCCTATTATAAAGCCTATAGGTAAAGATAAATACTCCAATATGTTTTTTATATTCTCATAATTTATAAAAATAATTATCCCTGTAATTATAATAGATAAAATGAGTATTATTTTGGCAGGAATTAATTCTTTTTTATAGAATTTATTTTTTGATAATAATATAAAACTAAGTAAAAAACCTATAATAAGAGAGCCTGTGAACATAATAAATACTCTGTCTTCTTTAAGGTCAAGATCATGTCTGTATCTTCTTCTTCTTATATTTTGATATTCAATTTCAGAGTCTGTATTATAATTATTTTCTATAATATAGTTATTTTCTATATAGTTTAATTTATGAATATTGTTTTCTAAGTTTTTATTATTATTTTTTATCAAATCATTATAAAAGATGTAAGAAATTATAATGAGTATTAATATAATATATATTTTTTTCAAGAATTTCATTTTACTTCCTAAATATGTCTTCTAAATATAATTATACTATAATTTAAAACTTATTTTATTTCAATATAAAATAGGTTTTACATTCTTGAATAATAAGCGATTTTATTATATAATAGTAATTTCTATAGTTGAATTATTTAAAAAATTATATTATTATGTAAAGTTATATAAACTAATAGATAATAAGTATTTGCACTTTTTGGTACTTTTTGCGGCGGGAAAAAGTACAAAATAACTTCATTGCCGCATATATCCAAAATACAATAACAATCGAAAACTATTGAATATATAATAAAATAAGAGGTAAATAATTAATGGCAAAACTTTCACATCTGGAAAAAGAGTATATCAAAGCTAATTACAAAAATAAAAGCATTGATGAGCTTACAAAAAAGCTAGAAAAAGACAGAGAGTTAATAGAAGAATATATTAATAATCTGCAAAATAATCAAAAAACTAGTACAAAAAATAACGGCAAAAAAGAAAAAGCTAATAAAGAAAACAGCGGAAATATACTTTCAAAATTATTCTCAAAAAAAGATAATCAAGAGCCTATTTTTAAAAGGTATGAAATAAAACCATATCATCTTTCAAAAATAGACGCTGTATTTGCTGCTATAGCTTTTCTTTTCACATTCTTTTTGTATCTGTTTACACTCACTCCTTCACTTTCAGCAGGAGATAACGGAGAGCTTACAACGGCTGCTTACTTCTTGGGTGTAGGGCATGCCCCGGGATATCCTTTTTATACTTTAATGTCCAAATTATTTACTTATATACCTTTTGGAAATATAGCTTGGAGAACCAATTTATTTTCTGGTACTTGTGCTGCTATTGCTATGATTTTCTTCTATCTTATTATGGTAAAAGTGCTTGGACAAAACAGAGTTGAAAGAGGATTTTCTCCAATAGTACAAATACCAGCACTTTTTGCAAGTATTGCATTCGCTATATCTGATAATATGTGGGCACAGGCTACTATGGCTGAAGTTTACAGTTTGAACATACTTCAAATAGCTTCTATGCTTTTAATACTTGTTTATTGGTTTGAAAATGTATGGAAACATGCCGATGATGAAGTGCCTTATTATGGAAACAAATATTTAATGGCTTTTGGATTTCTTTATGGTGTAGCACTTGCAAATCACCATGTAACTTTACCTTTTGCTTTTGCTCCGCTTTTGTTTATAGCAATAGTTTTATTTTTGGTTCATAAAGACAGATACATTAATCATATAGAAACTTCTTTTATATCAATATTCGTATTTTTGGTATTATTATTTATAGGAGGATTTGGGTACTATAGATTCATTATGAATTATGAGGCTTATTTGTATTTCCCTCCGGGAGTAGCTTCTAATGATTCAATATTCTCTATAATATTTAAGCCTTTCGCTGATATGAATATAATGAGCGATATATTTACAGCACTTGCAAACGGTTCTTATTTAAGACCAGATATGATACAGAATCTTAAAGCTCCATTCTACCCTACTCTATACAAGGGAATGTTTTTAGTATTCTGGCCTTTATTTTTAGTAGTTGTTTGGTGCTTAGTATATAGATATTTCTTGTGCAAAATAGATAAATTTAATAATGATAATGATTTTATAACAGGCATATCAATATCATATTATAAAATGCTTTTAATGCTTGCAGTAGGCGTTATGATATATGCGTACATGCCTATAAGAGCAAGAGCTTTGCCTCCTCTAAACTGGGGACAATTAAATGAACCTTCAGGCTGGGAGAATTTAAGCTATTTATTTAGTATGATACATAGAAAACAGTACGGTACTTCCGGAAACGATGTTGCTGCAGCATTCATACTTCACCCAGAACAGGTATCTGCTTTGATAAATATCTTTAAAACTCAATTGACAGTATTAGGATTACTGTTCTTAATACCGGGACTATTTCAAATATTTAAGAAAAATAAATTTATAGGTATATTTTCAGTATTCGGGCTTTTAAGTTTTGCCGTATCGCTTATGGCATATACTAATCCGCCTCCAAGTGTTAGAACTTTATCATTTGTAGAAGTATTCTTCCTTCCAGCAACTTTATATATGCTTGTGATAATAGGCTTTGGTTTTCAATGGTATATGGAATATTTTAATACTAATATAAAAAATGTATTAAAACCTGCTAAAGAAGAAAGTGCAGATACCACATTAAAACCTTATCATGCAATATCACTTATAGCAATATTTGCAATAATGATTCCTATATTTGTAATGAATCTAAGCCGTAATAATAACTCAAAAGATTTTAGCAACCATGACTATTCATACAATATGATGAACTCTCTTACAGATAATGCAATATTTGCTACAGAAGGAGGA
It encodes the following:
- a CDS encoding DUF2723 domain-containing protein, with protein sequence MAKLSHLEKEYIKANYKNKSIDELTKKLEKDRELIEEYINNLQNNQKTSTKNNGKKEKANKENSGNILSKLFSKKDNQEPIFKRYEIKPYHLSKIDAVFAAIAFLFTFFLYLFTLTPSLSAGDNGELTTAAYFLGVGHAPGYPFYTLMSKLFTYIPFGNIAWRTNLFSGTCAAIAMIFFYLIMVKVLGQNRVERGFSPIVQIPALFASIAFAISDNMWAQATMAEVYSLNILQIASMLLILVYWFENVWKHADDEVPYYGNKYLMAFGFLYGVALANHHVTLPFAFAPLLFIAIVLFLVHKDRYINHIETSFISIFVFLVLLFIGGFGYYRFIMNYEAYLYFPPGVASNDSIFSIIFKPFADMNIMSDIFTALANGSYLRPDMIQNLKAPFYPTLYKGMFLVFWPLFLVVVWCLVYRYFLCKIDKFNNDNDFITGISISYYKMLLMLAVGVMIYAYMPIRARALPPLNWGQLNEPSGWENLSYLFSMIHRKQYGTSGNDVAAAFILHPEQVSALINIFKTQLTVLGLLFLIPGLFQIFKKNKFIGIFSVFGLLSFAVSLMAYTNPPPSVRTLSFVEVFFLPATLYMLVIIGFGFQWYMEYFNTNIKNVLKPAKEESADTTLKPYHAISLIAIFAIMIPIFVMNLSRNNNSKDFSNHDYSYNMMNSLTDNAIFATEGGDNQVFGLVYYTMVERRRPDLKIYDQKGNVFERIYGNLMKTDGRWLGDISDAVDKDFIESGRPYYMAWRRDGLYRLGDYYFKAYGLVFKVQPIKYALVDELEFFKVLTVNDYKDIAKEHLKRDYENEKIAADLNALLDEGLISAARKNIYDGNEEITFVKMYELPFPEFKTEEDYWNSYTMQGTAEEISHYDFLTREIFVSSYSLAKIDLYNRRIKTYQKLLGFMGNGDIAKNGITRDEANQKIAEFQDLKKQEEERMLTIGFDMSNVYFAVGNQAIMDGNYERAAIMFEELIKLEKLIYPAYFNLAASYEYLARSKDTPYDKEAEYLNKAKETLSRAERTFHRGKDMGDAAREQNQTYQQIKQFIARIDAQLKTTRQQADNLKAQAMKEDTFESYSSYANYIYQNRQDIEETLWAKLEAKKRARSKEHLIGVNKDISILYANLGDTASSISILNDTLKMPDLTRDERRGLEFDLANIYLNNKMYNEAISTYSKYTNELTQDGAFALYAIGHIYIEQNKIIEALNIYNDFKRIMSPLAASNDVIANLDKDVESRRIQIYQYLGSVGQNQ